A region from the Pararge aegeria chromosome Z, ilParAegt1.1, whole genome shotgun sequence genome encodes:
- the LOC120636121 gene encoding uncharacterized protein LOC120636121 isoform X1, which produces METIYLIKCCCGRTRVNPPTPESGIASNDLGENDHQSEPTALSPLPTVSRRRKNPVELQEAGKTMKEAISSLHKVLNKPQVVEDDFDRYGKILANKLRKLSESESLKIMYEIDGLFIKRLNTTPTYSARPSPIYSSYSEPTQRLQLSHPNTSPIYYVRPESSCTSYSEPDMSATRSSSAVSNTNTIQILSNEIVSPPTDTDYDILGQAFHQA; this is translated from the exons atggaaacgatatacttaattaaatgttGTTGTGGCcgaacaagagtc AATCCACCTACGCCTGAGAGTGGAATTGCCAGTAATGATCTAGGTGAAAATGATCATCAATCAGAACCTACGGCATTATCTCCATTGCCAACTGTATCGCGGCGCCGAAAGAATCCAGTGGAACTACAAGAAGCTGGCAAGACTATGAAGGAAGCCATAAGTTCACTgcataaagttttaaataaaccacAAGTGGTAGAAGACGATTTCGATCGGTATGGCAAGATTCTTGCTAATAAGCTTCGTAAACTATCTGAATCAGAAAGCTTAAAAATCATGTATGAAATTGATGGATTATTTATTAAGCGTTTAAATACTACACCCACATACTCTGCACGGCCTTCACCGATTTACTCATCGTATTCAGAGCCAACACAACGACTTCAATTATCACATCCGAATACATCACCAATATATTACGTACGGCCTGAATCGTCATGTACCTCATACTCAGAACCAGACATGTCAGCAACACGTTCTTCTTCAGCCGTTTCCAATACAAATACCATACAAATTTTGTCTAATGAGATTGTGAGCCCACCAACAGATACAGATTACGACATTCTCGGTCAAGCATTTCATCAAGCATAG
- the LOC120636121 gene encoding uncharacterized protein LOC120636121 isoform X3 yields the protein MQLLKNPPTPESGIASNDLGENDHQSEPTALSPLPTVSRRRKNPVELQEAGKTMKEAISSLHKVLNKPQVVEDDFDRYGKILANKLRKLSESESLKIMYEIDGLFIKRLNTTPTYSARPSPIYSSYSEPTQRLQLSHPNTSPIYYVRPESSCTSYSEPDMSATRSSSAVSNTNTIQILSNEIVSPPTDTDYDILGQAFHQA from the exons atgcagttgttaaaa AATCCACCTACGCCTGAGAGTGGAATTGCCAGTAATGATCTAGGTGAAAATGATCATCAATCAGAACCTACGGCATTATCTCCATTGCCAACTGTATCGCGGCGCCGAAAGAATCCAGTGGAACTACAAGAAGCTGGCAAGACTATGAAGGAAGCCATAAGTTCACTgcataaagttttaaataaaccacAAGTGGTAGAAGACGATTTCGATCGGTATGGCAAGATTCTTGCTAATAAGCTTCGTAAACTATCTGAATCAGAAAGCTTAAAAATCATGTATGAAATTGATGGATTATTTATTAAGCGTTTAAATACTACACCCACATACTCTGCACGGCCTTCACCGATTTACTCATCGTATTCAGAGCCAACACAACGACTTCAATTATCACATCCGAATACATCACCAATATATTACGTACGGCCTGAATCGTCATGTACCTCATACTCAGAACCAGACATGTCAGCAACACGTTCTTCTTCAGCCGTTTCCAATACAAATACCATACAAATTTTGTCTAATGAGATTGTGAGCCCACCAACAGATACAGATTACGACATTCTCGGTCAAGCATTTCATCAAGCATAG
- the LOC120636121 gene encoding uncharacterized protein LOC120636121 isoform X2, protein MQLLKVNPPTPESGIASNDLGENDHQSEPTALSPLPTVSRRRKNPVELQEAGKTMKEAISSLHKVLNKPQVVEDDFDRYGKILANKLRKLSESESLKIMYEIDGLFIKRLNTTPTYSARPSPIYSSYSEPTQRLQLSHPNTSPIYYVRPESSCTSYSEPDMSATRSSSAVSNTNTIQILSNEIVSPPTDTDYDILGQAFHQA, encoded by the exons atgcagttgttaaaagtt AATCCACCTACGCCTGAGAGTGGAATTGCCAGTAATGATCTAGGTGAAAATGATCATCAATCAGAACCTACGGCATTATCTCCATTGCCAACTGTATCGCGGCGCCGAAAGAATCCAGTGGAACTACAAGAAGCTGGCAAGACTATGAAGGAAGCCATAAGTTCACTgcataaagttttaaataaaccacAAGTGGTAGAAGACGATTTCGATCGGTATGGCAAGATTCTTGCTAATAAGCTTCGTAAACTATCTGAATCAGAAAGCTTAAAAATCATGTATGAAATTGATGGATTATTTATTAAGCGTTTAAATACTACACCCACATACTCTGCACGGCCTTCACCGATTTACTCATCGTATTCAGAGCCAACACAACGACTTCAATTATCACATCCGAATACATCACCAATATATTACGTACGGCCTGAATCGTCATGTACCTCATACTCAGAACCAGACATGTCAGCAACACGTTCTTCTTCAGCCGTTTCCAATACAAATACCATACAAATTTTGTCTAATGAGATTGTGAGCCCACCAACAGATACAGATTACGACATTCTCGGTCAAGCATTTCATCAAGCATAG
- the LOC120636382 gene encoding piggyBac transposable element-derived protein 4-like, translating into MDYREGSPKPKRQRKQLSSVLNDSEIEEALYSDNSEDDYQPDDEESASESESEEHLWNIECRPPTRPSVLPTVQEQDLQPFTLTVSDSQGQGQAQINQPSASGSTSEWTTTEEESEDPIFKVRSVIDYFNNKMIECYYPAAQLSLDESMVLWRGRLSFRQFIKNKRHKYGIKLYMLTEPDGLILKFRVYAGAKDTDVTGKEHAEKVVMELLREKLNSGHELYMDNYYNSFGLAKKLLDHNTYCTGTLRKDLKDNPHELMKKKIKKGENCSMFRDGVHVGVWKDKRVVTYITTQYEDKMVQVQNKRGHVTQKPEAISKYNDYMSGVDRQDQLLAYYPCERKTTLMYNKYSGQRKMSLYDYRLNVINARLPEHVPENRPSNTHSAHKIMKATETTSNGRLKRKTCRQCTKNKKRTDSPWYCGTCPDKPGLCVECFENYHLELN; encoded by the exons atggaTTACAGAGAAGGCTCTCCTAAACCTAAAAGGCAGCGAAAACAATTGTCTTCTGTTTTGAATGACAGTGAAATAGAAGAGGCACTGTATTCTGATAATTCTGAAGATGACTACCAGCCTGATGACGAGGAGTCAGCATCAGAGAGTGAAAGTGAGGAACACCTCTGGAATATTGAATGCCGTCCTCCGACACGTCCATCAGTGTTACCTACAGTTCAGGAGCAAGACCTGCAGCCGTTCACTCTAACTGTATCAGACAGTCAAGGTCAAGGTCAAGCCCAGATAAACCAACCCTCTGCATCAGGTTCAACCTCTGAATGGACTACAACTG AGGAAGAAAGTGAGGACCCAATTTTCAAGGTTAGAAGTGTTATTGATTACTTCAACAACAAGATGATTGAATGTTATTATCCTGCAGCACAATTATCTCTGGATGAAAGTATGGTGCTATGGAGAGGGCGATTGAGTTTTCGGCAGTTCATCAAAAATAAGCGCCACAAATACGGCATCAAGTTGTACATGCTCACTGAACCAGATGGGTTGATATTGAAGTTTCGAGTGTATGCAGGTGCAAAAGATACAGACGTGACTGGAAAGGAACACGCTGAGAAAGTTGTCATGGAGCTGCTTCGGGAAAAACTAAATAGTGGTCACGAATTATATATGGACAACTATTATAATAGTTTTGGTTTGGCAAAGAAGCTGCTTGATCACAACACCTATTGCACAGGCACTCTCCGTAAAGATTTGAAAGACAATCCTCACGAactcatgaaaaaaaaaattaaaaaaggagaAAATTGCTCAATGTTTCGTGATGGAGTGCATGTTGGTGTGTGGAAAGATAAACGTGTTGTGACGTATATTACTACccagtatgaagacaaaatggtTCAAGTTCAAAATAAACGTGGCCATGTTACTCAGAAACCAGAAGCTATTTCGAAATATAACGATTACATGTCAGGAGTAGACAGGCAAGACCAGCTTCTAGCTTACTATCCATGCGAAAGAAAAACTACGTTG ATGTACAATAAATATTCAGGACAACGTAAAATGTCTCTCTATGATTACCGCTTGAATGTCATAAATGCTCGGCTGCCAGAACATGTGCCAGAAAATAGACCTTCAAATACCCACAGTGCTCATAAAATAATGAAGGCCACTGAAACTACTTCAAATGGGCGTCTCAAACGAAAGACATGTCGCCAGTGTACCAAGAATAAAAAGCGTACTGACTCTCCTTGGTATTGTGGCACCTGTCCTGACAAACCTGGACTTTGTGTGGAATGCTTTGAAAATTACCACTTAGAACTTAATTAG
- the LOC120636384 gene encoding uncharacterized protein LOC120636384: MRVDIEQRQFADYLPKLGNGELTLHAMEEIELPQNIISSNNLIDEVFGNCLANENYEGMKDRAILAPLNNDVEKINDDIVAKLPGEYKTYYSHDSMKDQPEGGVEYTKEFLNSVNISDLPPQELKLKKNALIMLLRNLDVSEGLCNGVRLVVTSLCNHIIKAKVVTGEQFGKEVHIPRITLDSSKGQLGCTMQRHQFPMHGMLHVAFSRVKRPTTILSEEGTAPHRRVLGTGNEIFIPSAKDRTGAGYELTTFL; the protein is encoded by the exons ATGCGCGTTGATATAGAGCAACGTCAATTTGCTGATTATTTACCAAAATTAGGCAACGGCGAACTGACTTTACATGCTATGGAAGAAATTGAATTGCCACAGAATATCATTTCAAGCAACAATCTTATTGATGAAGTATTTGGTAACTGCTTAGCCAATGAAAATTATGAAGGGATGAAAGATAGAGCAATACTCGCGCCTCTTAacaatgatgttgaaaaaattaatgatgATATAGTTGCTAAACTTCCCGGAGAGTACAAAACTTACTATAGCCATGACTCAATGAAAGATCAACCTGAAGGAGGAGTCGAATATACAAAAGAATTTCTCAATAGTGTCAACATTTCAGACTTGCCACCACAAGagctaaaattgaaaaaaaatgcgTTAATAATGTTGTTACGTAATTTAGACGTGTCAGAAGGACTATGCAATGGTGTGAGACTCGTGGTCACAAGTCTGTGCAATCACATAATAAAGGCAAAAGTTGTTACTGGTGAACAATTCGGCAAAGAAGTACATATACCAAGGATAACCTTAGACTCATCAAAAGGACAACTGGGATGCACCATGCAGCGTCACCAATTTCCCATGCATGGCATGTTACATGTGGCATTTTCTAGAGTTAAGCGACCAACTAC tattttaagtGAGGAGGGGACTGCACCGCACCGGCGCGTGCTAGGCACTGGGAATGAAATTTTCATCCCCAGTGCCAAAGACCGCACGGGTGCGGGTTATGAGTTAACtacgtttttataa
- the LOC120636119 gene encoding ATP-dependent DNA helicase PIF2-like gives MPVASLFVQILIYGSHENPKRLWETFKENLSEDFKHAARQNGQPIENAIKRGYRIIAKKLNTEAAEGRNFQYWVQTFGFEDIDNYDLEDNQDNLNTDESAVLGEQMYQLLKGKQIEVVNSILLAVNNTASETKCFFIDGPGGTGKTFIYKTLYYMLTEKRYKVKCMAFTGIASTLLPNGRTSHKTFGLKVPLTPDSVSSIKPNSSKARQLAEIDIFLMDEAPMLPKYGLQSIDQLLRSIGNSDLPFGGKVIVLGGDFRQCLPVQPRANKSELLDLSIKRCSLWSVFKT, from the coding sequence ATGCCTGTAGCAAGCCTTTttgttcaaattttaatttacggATCTCATGAAAATCCAAAGCGTTTGTGGGaaacatttaaagaaaatttgtcAGAAGATTTTAAACATGCAGCCCGGCAAAATGGGCAGCCTATAGAAAATGCAATTAAACGTGGTTACAGAATTAttgctaaaaaattaaacactgaAGCAGCAGAAGGCCGAAATTTCCAATACTGGGTACAAACTTTTGGCTTTGAGGACATTGATAATTACGATCTTGAAGATAATCAAGATAATTTAAACACGGATGAATCAGCAGTATTAGGAGAGCAAATGTACCAGTTACTAAAAGGAAAGCAGATAGAAGTAGTTAATTCTATTCTTCTAGCTGTAAATAATACAGCTTCTGAAACGAAATGCTTCTTCATTGATGGTCCGGGGGGTACTGGGAAGACATtcatatataaaacattatacTATATGCTGACTGAAAAACGATACAAAGTAAAATGTATGGCTTTTACCGGTATTGCTTCCACATTATTGCCTAATGGACGTACTTCTCATAAAACTTTTGGACTAAAAGTACCACTGACACCAGATTCAGTCTCAAGTATCAAACCTAATTCTTCTAAAGCGAGACAATTAGCAGAAATAGATATTTTTCTTATGGACGAAGCTCCGATGCTTCCAAAATATGGTTTGCAGAGCATTGATCAACTTTTACGATCCATTGGAAATTCGGATCTCCCTTTCGGTGGAAAAGTAATAGTACTAGGAGGAGATTTTCGCCAATGTCTGCCTGTACAGCCACGTGCAAATAAATCTGAGTTATTAGATCTTTCTATCAAACGATGCTCCTTATGGTCTGTTTTTAAGACTTAA